One Pecten maximus chromosome 7, xPecMax1.1, whole genome shotgun sequence genomic window carries:
- the LOC117330412 gene encoding uncharacterized protein LOC117330412 gives MWTSAAHWAFAGPNLCVIISLVLIPLVRAGDSTTVTKDICGTYIRLRSDTHDIRWEGDVLKIDCTIYIENDPSYENTLCAKAKEYDVKDKRFVLTFLSGTSYNEDTKYFGASENKGNITYCAQKRNTLALQFSTSTRKSASRVYLKITQTPYVPKKRDRTVTRERLPQVMYRLMGGIGSAIMVALMASVIINRRRRARQGTFGRDGQFIGRGGLVIRRAGDIDNEQGEEMVALSRPSQNNPGTFPTTGVQNGYRGPSHVYPTQQPINPPAYSEIQNDQGHFKQYPDSAPPNYEDIVDTKTQPNTSNT, from the exons ATGTGGACCTCCGCTGCACATTGGGCTTTTGCGGGACCAAACCTTTGCGTCATCATCTCACTTGTCCTCATTCCATTGGTCAGAGCAGGTGACAGTACTACAG TCACAAAGGATATCTGTGGTACCTACATCAGGTTGAGGTCAGACACGCACGATATACGCTGGGAAGGTGATGTTCTTAAAATTGACTGTACCATCTACATAGAAAATGATCCAAGCTATGAAAACACTTTATGTGCCAAAGCAAAGGAATATGATGTGAAGGATAAGCGGTTTGTTCTTACCTTCTTGTCGGGAACATCTTACAATGAAGATACAAAG TACTTCGGAGCCTCTGAGAACAAGGGTAACATAACCTACTGTGCCCAAAAAAGGAATACATTGGCACTACAGTTCTCTACCAGCACAAGGAAGTCAGCCTCTCGAGTATACCTGAAAATAACTCAGACACCATATGTGCCAAAGAAAC GTGACAGAACGGTAACAAGAGAACGGCTACCACAGGTGATGTACAGGCTAATGGGAGGCATTGGGTCAGCCATCATGGTAGCTCTGATGGCATCAGTCATTATTAATCGTCGACGTAGGGCTAGACAAGGAACCTTCGGTAGAGATGGACAGTTCATTGGTAGAGGTGGTCTTGTCATAAGACGAGCTGGAGACATTGATAATGAACAGGGAGAAGAAATGGTTGCTCTTAGCCGACCATCACAAAACAACCCAGGGACGTTTCCCACGACAGGTGTACAGAATGGATACAGAGGACCGTCTCATGTGTACCCCACCCAGCAGCCAATTAATCCACCAGCATACTCTGAAATTCAAA atgatcaaggtcatttcaAGCAATACCCTGATTCAGCTCCACCAAATTATGAAGATATTGTTGACACGAAAACTCAGCCAAACACCTCCAACACGTGA